One window of the Gemmatimonadota bacterium genome contains the following:
- a CDS encoding type II toxin-antitoxin system Phd/YefM family antitoxin, with translation MKKTTPMVHRVPLTEARTNLGQIVRRAHLNNECFILEKNGIPIAGIMDIDDMEDWLELQDPEMQKQIAEGYKEYRQGRTRPLDDFLSELHAGDDPKKVKTHS, from the coding sequence TTGAAGAAAACAACTCCTATGGTACATCGCGTTCCTTTAACCGAAGCCCGCACCAATTTGGGACAGATCGTAAGGCGGGCACATCTCAATAACGAGTGTTTTATCCTGGAAAAGAACGGTATTCCCATTGCTGGTATTATGGATATAGATGATATGGAAGATTGGTTGGAACTCCAGGATCCCGAGATGCAGAAGCAGATTGCGGAGGGATATAAAGAATATCGGCAAGGCAGAACCAGACCTCTGGATGATTTTTTGTCTGAACTCCATGCTGGCGACGACCCCAAAAAAGTAAAAACGCATTCATAG
- a CDS encoding Gfo/Idh/MocA family oxidoreductase: protein MPEKKVRVCVVGMGIGKPNGRALAKNDRGEVVALCDLIPERMEEFARELPGEQKFYTDYKEMCKDPDIDAVFVGTPNQWHVPIALEAVKNDKHVMVTKPLSDSEQAAQKLVEAAEASGVVNMMSLSTRFSDQCQYLGNLAREGYFGDLYYARARSVRRSGIPAWNLGFIQKGGGAFRDMGVHVLDAVWYLLGMPKPATVTGVCGAKFGPRGRGYWGFRQVPRSTYEQYAADDYAGGFIRFENGAGLQVESFWASHQPNELQIELFGDEAGAQFRPLKIYKTQDGVPHDIAVDIPLATQAWDRIAGHFIDCILDGKTCEAPLHHGYQVQQMMEALLESGETGQEIRID from the coding sequence ATGCCAGAAAAAAAAGTCCGCGTATGTGTCGTCGGTATGGGCATTGGCAAACCCAATGGCCGCGCCCTTGCGAAAAATGATCGCGGCGAAGTCGTCGCACTATGCGACCTGATCCCCGAAAGAATGGAAGAATTTGCCCGCGAACTGCCCGGCGAACAGAAATTCTACACCGATTACAAAGAAATGTGTAAAGACCCCGACATCGACGCGGTATTTGTAGGCACCCCAAACCAGTGGCATGTGCCCATCGCACTCGAAGCCGTCAAAAATGACAAACACGTCATGGTCACCAAACCACTATCGGATTCTGAGCAAGCAGCACAAAAACTCGTCGAAGCCGCCGAAGCATCTGGCGTCGTCAACATGATGTCGCTCTCCACCCGATTTTCCGACCAGTGCCAGTACCTGGGCAACCTCGCGCGCGAAGGCTATTTTGGCGACCTCTACTACGCCCGCGCCCGCAGCGTGCGCCGAAGCGGCATCCCCGCGTGGAACCTCGGATTCATCCAAAAAGGCGGCGGCGCATTCCGCGACATGGGCGTCCACGTCCTCGACGCCGTGTGGTACTTGCTCGGCATGCCCAAACCCGCCACCGTCACAGGCGTGTGCGGCGCAAAATTTGGACCGCGCGGACGCGGCTATTGGGGCTTTAGACAAGTCCCGCGCAGCACCTACGAACAATACGCCGCTGACGACTATGCCGGTGGGTTCATCCGCTTTGAAAACGGCGCGGGTCTTCAGGTCGAAAGCTTCTGGGCATCTCATCAGCCCAATGAACTCCAGATCGAACTCTTTGGCGACGAAGCAGGCGCGCAATTCCGCCCGCTCAAAATCTACAAAACACAGGACGGCGTCCCACACGACATCGCCGTCGATATCCCGCTTGCAACCCAGGCATGGGACCGCATTGCGGGCCACTTTATCGACTGCATCCTCGACGGCAAAACCTGCGAAGCACCCCTGCATCACGGATATCAGGTGCAGCAAATGATGGAAGCCCTGCTCGAAAGTGGCGAAACCGGACAGGAAATTCGCATCGATTAA
- a CDS encoding Gfo/Idh/MocA family oxidoreductase yields the protein MPLKIAQIGSDGHQNMVLDGIAHIPGAQLIACAKGHPDDTLARVKSHAAFTAHTRLYDDHRHMLDTEEIDLVSICRPYSLNAEASIAAANRGIDIVSEKPVATTLKDLDALEKSVKNSGIRLTAMFGLRLSPAFRAAHQAVQDGLIGEPILATAQKSYRFGTRPDFFKKRETYGGTIPWVAIHAVDYTRWTTGREYTQVAALHGNLAHPDYPGCEDHGGMLFRLSNGGTAMINLDYLRPPTAPTHGDDRLRIAGSEGVIEVIDDRTHLIRSGEAPRDLPLPPEENFLVNLHGERTGTAPHIIGPDEAIKVTRLCLQAREAADTGNVLTL from the coding sequence ATGCCACTCAAAATTGCACAAATCGGCAGCGACGGACATCAGAACATGGTACTCGACGGCATCGCGCACATCCCCGGCGCACAACTCATCGCCTGCGCCAAAGGGCATCCCGACGACACCCTCGCCAGAGTCAAATCGCACGCGGCATTCACCGCACACACCCGCCTGTATGACGACCATCGCCACATGCTCGACACCGAAGAAATCGATCTCGTCAGTATATGTCGTCCGTATTCCCTCAACGCCGAAGCCTCAATAGCCGCTGCAAACCGCGGAATCGACATCGTCAGTGAAAAACCCGTTGCAACCACCCTGAAAGATCTCGACGCCCTTGAAAAATCGGTCAAAAACAGCGGGATTCGCCTCACCGCCATGTTTGGCCTGCGACTATCCCCCGCATTTCGCGCAGCACACCAGGCAGTTCAAGACGGTCTCATCGGCGAACCCATTCTGGCAACCGCGCAAAAATCCTATCGCTTTGGCACGCGCCCAGACTTTTTCAAAAAGCGAGAAACTTACGGCGGCACAATCCCCTGGGTCGCAATCCACGCCGTCGATTACACGCGCTGGACAACCGGGCGTGAATACACACAAGTCGCCGCGCTTCACGGCAACCTCGCCCATCCCGATTATCCCGGCTGTGAAGACCACGGCGGCATGCTCTTCCGCCTGAGCAATGGCGGCACGGCAATGATCAACCTCGATTATTTGCGCCCCCCAACAGCACCCACCCACGGCGACGACCGCCTCCGAATCGCCGGATCAGAAGGCGTCATCGAAGTCATCGACGACCGCACGCATCTGATACGCTCGGGCGAAGCACCACGCGACTTGCCCCTGCCACCCGAAGAAAATTTCCTCGTCAACCTCCACGGTGAACGCACGGGCACAGCACCTCACATCATCGGTCCCGACGAAGCCATAAAAGTCACGCGCCTGTGCCTACAAGCACGTGAAGCTGCGGACACGGGCAATGTGCTCACACTCTGA
- a CDS encoding aminopeptidase P family protein, whose product MLTIEGCRNRQQRFRARLSEEGIDAVIITDYRDIYYLTGVLLSAYPSFSFPALLYLETEGGSWLASTTDEGDAAVDERVVYDSHVLYTMNPDPMRLLNAAVAQKLRDCRGISRLGWQQEATPKLLADTIADALGGEWVGIDDLLIAQQMSKDADEVAMLQKAIDINLRAYDRVQEVIAPGVNELDVLAAGQQVALNAAGEVLHHGGDYQCGQLGGPARDRIIEDGELYVIDAQTEYHGYWSDLCRTFAVGDPTDLQASVYDLLKAILEDVPNLVGPGGRGTVLWHTIDERIREHPHLSDIGLIHHAGHGVGIRAHEPPDLNRDREGIFEVGTVFSCEPGAYSEALNGGIRLENTFLVTEDGVQNLTNYPLVLKR is encoded by the coding sequence ATGCTCACTATAGAAGGTTGTCGTAACCGGCAGCAGCGATTTCGAGCGCGTCTCTCCGAGGAGGGGATTGACGCGGTTATTATTACAGATTATCGGGATATCTACTATTTGACCGGTGTGCTTCTGTCGGCATATCCATCGTTTTCTTTTCCCGCGCTTCTGTATTTGGAGACCGAGGGAGGATCGTGGCTGGCGTCAACGACTGACGAAGGGGATGCGGCTGTGGATGAGCGCGTGGTGTACGATTCGCATGTGCTTTACACTATGAATCCCGATCCGATGCGCTTGCTGAATGCGGCTGTGGCGCAAAAGCTCCGCGATTGCCGGGGTATTTCTCGTTTGGGCTGGCAGCAGGAAGCCACGCCCAAGTTGCTCGCCGATACAATAGCAGATGCTCTGGGTGGCGAATGGGTGGGGATAGACGATTTGTTGATTGCACAGCAGATGAGTAAGGATGCCGATGAAGTTGCGATGTTGCAAAAGGCGATTGATATTAATCTGCGGGCTTATGACCGCGTGCAAGAGGTGATTGCGCCGGGTGTGAATGAACTGGATGTGCTCGCGGCGGGTCAGCAGGTCGCGCTGAATGCCGCGGGTGAGGTGTTGCACCACGGGGGCGATTACCAGTGCGGGCAATTGGGTGGGCCTGCCAGAGATCGGATTATTGAAGATGGGGAGTTGTATGTTATTGACGCACAGACAGAATATCACGGGTACTGGTCCGATCTGTGTCGTACTTTTGCCGTGGGCGATCCCACAGATTTGCAGGCGTCGGTGTACGATCTTTTGAAAGCTATTTTAGAGGATGTTCCCAATCTGGTAGGGCCTGGTGGACGGGGGACTGTACTGTGGCATACGATTGATGAGAGAATCCGCGAGCATCCCCATTTGTCCGATATTGGACTGATTCATCACGCGGGACACGGCGTGGGGATTCGCGCACACGAGCCGCCCGATTTGAATCGGGACCGAGAGGGTATTTTTGAGGTGGGTACGGTCTTTTCCTGTGAGCCGGGTGCGTATAGCGAGGCATTGAACGGGGGCATTCGGTTGGAGAATACGTTTTTGGTGACGGAAGATGGGGTGCAGAATCTGACGAATTATCCGCTGGTGTTAAAGCGGTGA
- a CDS encoding CocE/NonD family hydrolase, whose product MRVITEFPRPVREIEHTWIPLSDGTRLAARIWLPEDAEQNPVPGILEYLPYRKSDGTAVRDSVHHPYFAGHGYASIRVDMRGSGDSEGVLLDEYLPREQEDALEVLSWIAAQLWSTGKVGMYGKSWGGFNGLQVAAHQPPELKAVISLCSTDDRYADDVHYKGGCVLASKMLYWASTMLVNCALPPDPKNAGDKWREMWSERLNHLAPFVDIWMAHQVRDAYWKQGSVCENFSAITCAVYVVGGWADGYTNTIPRLLEGLTCPKKGLIGPWAHQFPERGTPGPAIGFLQECLRWWDYWLKGIDTGIMEEPVLRVWMQESKKPAVDHKTWPGFWIEEHIWPRGEVREYPLGRDGSLGEESREVDDMVISGMLAHGLDSGNWCPMGVIGDYPPDQRAEDGRSVTFTSQPLEESLDILGFPEVSMRLSANRERALISVRLCEVFPDGTSALLSWGLLNLAHGEMHEVVRYLKPDEILDVTVQLNAIGCRISEGNALRVSLSPAYWPQAWPSPEPVTLRLNGGCLRLPIWSGQALKASYDEPEGACELKHSVLRKSGRFPIGHWHAVDEKLIYEVLTDGGRLRFEDGLELDEWAKDLWEIEMMDPLSAIAKCERKIELVRGAWRVRVETQSDMRCDERLFYLTNNVVVHEGEKAIFHRDWHSEIPREGC is encoded by the coding sequence ATGCGCGTGATTACTGAATTCCCCCGACCTGTTCGGGAGATTGAGCATACCTGGATTCCCCTGTCAGATGGCACGCGATTGGCCGCGCGCATCTGGTTGCCAGAAGATGCAGAACAAAATCCCGTGCCAGGTATTCTGGAATATTTGCCGTACCGCAAAAGCGATGGTACTGCTGTACGGGATTCGGTTCATCATCCCTATTTTGCCGGTCATGGGTACGCCTCAATCCGCGTGGATATGCGGGGAAGTGGCGATTCTGAGGGCGTGCTTTTAGATGAATACTTGCCGCGAGAACAAGAAGACGCGCTCGAGGTCCTTTCTTGGATTGCAGCGCAACTCTGGTCAACGGGCAAGGTGGGCATGTACGGCAAATCGTGGGGTGGGTTCAATGGGTTGCAGGTCGCCGCACACCAGCCTCCTGAACTCAAAGCTGTAATCAGTTTGTGTTCGACCGATGATCGCTACGCAGACGATGTGCATTACAAGGGTGGATGTGTGCTGGCGTCTAAGATGCTGTATTGGGCATCGACGATGCTGGTCAATTGTGCTTTGCCACCCGATCCCAAAAATGCAGGTGATAAATGGCGTGAGATGTGGTCTGAAAGGCTGAATCATCTCGCGCCATTTGTCGATATATGGATGGCGCATCAGGTGCGTGATGCCTACTGGAAACAGGGATCGGTGTGTGAAAACTTTTCTGCGATCACATGCGCGGTTTATGTTGTTGGCGGGTGGGCAGATGGCTATACCAACACGATTCCCCGATTGCTCGAAGGATTGACCTGCCCGAAAAAAGGGCTTATTGGTCCCTGGGCACACCAATTTCCCGAACGAGGGACTCCCGGTCCTGCGATTGGGTTTTTGCAGGAATGTTTGCGGTGGTGGGATTACTGGTTGAAGGGGATAGATACCGGCATTATGGAAGAGCCTGTATTGCGCGTGTGGATGCAGGAGAGTAAAAAGCCAGCTGTTGATCACAAGACCTGGCCGGGGTTCTGGATAGAGGAGCATATCTGGCCCCGTGGTGAAGTGCGCGAATATCCGTTGGGCAGGGATGGATCACTCGGCGAGGAGTCGAGAGAGGTGGACGATATGGTTATTTCTGGAATGCTGGCACACGGGCTGGATTCTGGAAATTGGTGTCCAATGGGTGTCATAGGTGATTATCCGCCAGATCAGCGTGCAGAGGATGGGCGGTCTGTGACTTTCACATCGCAACCTTTAGAGGAGTCGCTCGATATTCTGGGTTTTCCCGAAGTGTCTATGCGCTTGTCAGCGAATAGGGAACGCGCGCTAATCTCCGTGAGATTGTGTGAGGTTTTCCCAGACGGCACATCCGCACTTTTGAGCTGGGGGTTACTCAATCTGGCGCATGGCGAAATGCACGAGGTGGTCAGATATCTCAAACCCGACGAGATATTGGATGTCACGGTGCAGCTCAATGCCATTGGCTGTCGCATATCTGAAGGGAATGCTCTACGTGTATCTTTATCGCCTGCGTATTGGCCCCAGGCGTGGCCGTCACCTGAACCGGTGACTTTGCGACTTAATGGTGGGTGTTTGCGTTTGCCTATATGGTCTGGTCAAGCTCTGAAAGCATCTTACGATGAACCCGAAGGTGCCTGTGAACTGAAACACAGCGTGCTTCGGAAGTCAGGTCGATTTCCCATTGGACATTGGCATGCGGTTGATGAAAAACTGATTTATGAGGTTTTGACGGATGGTGGGCGTTTGCGGTTTGAAGATGGTCTTGAGTTAGATGAGTGGGCGAAAGATCTGTGGGAAATAGAAATGATGGACCCACTTTCAGCGATCGCGAAGTGCGAGCGGAAAATTGAGCTTGTTAGAGGCGCGTGGCGTGTTCGGGTAGAGACGCAGAGTGACATGCGCTGTGATGAGAGACTGTTTTATCTGACGAATAACGTTGTGGTCCATGAAGGCGAAAAGGCAATTTTTCATCGCGATTGGCACAGTGAAATACCGCGTGAAGGATGTTGA